A stretch of the Candidatus Margulisiibacteriota bacterium genome encodes the following:
- a CDS encoding recombinase family protein produces MSKSKNNKQVSSPYQGEVPQAEGFKVSLYIRVSTERQANEGDSLEEQESELKKFCDYRNYQIHNIYIERGKSGGNTNRPEYQKLIKDVEQKKINAVVVKKLDRLSRSLLDFEQFMKLLQEKEIEFISLKESFDTTTAMGKAMLRVALVFAQLEREQTSERIADVMGHRASMGHFNGGRRLYGYSIVEKELVPYPKEKQIVETIFQKFLETRSTVAVMHYLNENGFPYRNGKRWDERQIQKMLQQEAYIGKITWGGHVYNGIHQPIITPTTFEKVQQIFKSKTYTKAKNTTNAILAKKVFCSRCGSPLAPSHTVNRHKKKFFYYRCTGSKDNGKTCPQSYFSLNRLEARVTEIILSLSEEKNFRYIENKLLKHNEQIMTQIAEHDKSLRHLESLFSQLKIKKDKYLDTLLSSQFLSKERELINTKINEMETEEKQLKAAITKEQLTGNQIKSKLLPIAEVKKQFIVYRSGYPFENIHTHRLALSKIIEQIRCSKDTLEFQFTMLPDNEIFPFGNLRAGI; encoded by the coding sequence GTGAGTAAAAGTAAAAACAATAAACAGGTTTCCTCCCCTTATCAAGGGGAGGTGCCGCAGGCGGAGGGGTTTAAAGTATCATTATATATCCGTGTTTCCACAGAACGGCAGGCCAATGAAGGCGATTCGCTGGAAGAGCAGGAAAGTGAATTAAAGAAGTTTTGCGATTACCGCAATTATCAGATACATAATATCTATATTGAACGTGGTAAGTCTGGCGGCAATACCAACCGACCGGAATATCAGAAACTGATTAAAGATGTAGAGCAAAAGAAAATTAACGCAGTAGTAGTCAAGAAGCTGGACCGGCTCAGCCGGTCTTTGCTGGACTTTGAGCAGTTCATGAAGCTACTACAGGAAAAGGAAATTGAATTCATTTCCCTGAAGGAAAGTTTTGATACCACAACCGCTATGGGCAAAGCCATGCTACGGGTGGCTCTGGTCTTTGCCCAACTGGAACGGGAACAAACTTCCGAACGTATAGCGGATGTCATGGGGCACAGGGCCAGCATGGGGCACTTTAACGGCGGACGCAGATTATATGGCTATTCAATTGTAGAAAAAGAACTGGTTCCGTACCCCAAAGAAAAACAAATAGTAGAAACCATCTTTCAGAAGTTTCTGGAAACCCGTTCAACAGTGGCAGTTATGCACTATCTGAATGAAAACGGCTTTCCATACAGAAACGGGAAACGCTGGGATGAACGACAAATCCAGAAAATGCTTCAACAGGAAGCCTATATCGGAAAAATTACCTGGGGCGGGCATGTCTACAATGGTATTCATCAACCCATTATTACACCAACTACGTTTGAAAAGGTTCAGCAAATTTTTAAATCAAAGACCTACACCAAAGCCAAGAACACTACAAACGCCATTCTAGCTAAAAAGGTATTCTGTTCACGGTGTGGCTCCCCCCTAGCCCCCAGCCACACCGTGAACAGGCACAAGAAAAAGTTTTTCTATTACCGTTGTACAGGCTCAAAGGATAACGGCAAAACTTGCCCCCAGTCGTATTTCAGCCTTAACAGGCTGGAAGCCAGAGTAACGGAAATTATCCTTTCTCTATCAGAGGAAAAGAATTTCAGATATATAGAAAACAAATTGCTCAAACACAATGAACAGATCATGACGCAGATCGCCGAACACGATAAATCCTTGCGCCATCTGGAAAGCCTGTTCAGTCAGTTGAAAATCAAGAAGGACAAATATCTGGATACCTTGCTTTCCAGCCAGTTCCTGAGCAAGGAACGAGAACTTATCAATACCAAAATTAATGAAATGGAAACCGAAGAAAAACAACTTAAAGCGGCAATAACCAAAGAACAGCTGACCGGCAATCAAATCAAAAGTAAATTATTGCCTATTGCTGAGGTCAAAAAACAGTTTATCGTCTATCGGTCAGGTTATCCGTTTGAAAACATTCATACTCACAGGCTAGCCCTATCCAAGATCATAGAAC
- a CDS encoding DUF4007 family protein: MTNSKLSFSGHETFSCRQHWLKKGYDFLINGGKFSNEDAVVKLGVGKNMVLAMKYWLQAFYVLDDKGEISEYANYFFGKKGRDPYLEDIFTIWLLHYLIITNNSASLYNIFFKEFVSQKNEFTKSDIVSFTDLYCSKMDYVVNSNSLIRDVDVFIQNYVNPENDINKLDDIYSNILADLNLITVVESRHGKESIYRVVRTERRDIPDEFILFAICDKFNKVSIEFKELYDFLGDLLLITHDGLLNKINSLADKYSFVSFEEHAGIRNLHLKSIVNKFKALDIYYDK; this comes from the coding sequence ATGACAAACAGTAAGTTATCATTTTCAGGTCATGAAACTTTTAGTTGTAGGCAACACTGGCTAAAAAAAGGCTATGATTTCTTGATAAACGGAGGAAAATTTTCTAATGAAGATGCCGTAGTCAAGTTAGGCGTTGGGAAAAACATGGTTTTAGCAATGAAATATTGGCTCCAAGCATTTTACGTGTTAGATGATAAAGGTGAAATTTCTGAATATGCGAATTATTTTTTTGGCAAGAAAGGGAGAGATCCATATTTAGAAGATATTTTTACGATATGGTTACTTCATTATTTAATAATTACTAATAATAGTGCTTCCCTTTATAATATTTTCTTTAAAGAATTTGTAAGTCAGAAAAATGAATTCACAAAATCTGATATTGTTAGTTTTACCGATTTATATTGCTCGAAAATGGATTATGTCGTTAATAGTAATAGCTTGATTAGGGATGTAGATGTGTTTATCCAAAATTATGTAAACCCTGAAAATGACATTAATAAATTAGATGACATATACAGCAACATCCTTGCCGATTTAAATTTAATTACAGTAGTTGAGAGTAGACATGGGAAGGAATCAATATATAGAGTCGTGAGAACGGAGCGTCGTGATATCCCTGACGAATTTATTCTGTTTGCAATTTGCGATAAGTTCAACAAAGTCTCAATAGAATTTAAAGAACTGTATGATTTTCTTGGTGATTTATTATTGATTACGCATGATGGCTTGTTAAATAAAATTAATTCATTGGCTGACAAATATTCGTTCGTTTCATTTGAGGAGCATGCTGGAATCCGGAATCTTCATCTTAAAAGTATAGTCAATAAGTTTAAGGCCTTAGAT
- a CDS encoding helix-turn-helix transcriptional regulator, with amino-acid sequence MNIAKNIKILRKEKKMSQEKLSRLADISFPSLTKIESGTTENPTVKTLKKIADVLEVTVDYLIQENA; translated from the coding sequence ATGAATATTGCTAAAAATATTAAAATATTAAGAAAAGAAAAAAAAATGTCGCAAGAAAAACTCTCGAGATTGGCGGATATTTCATTTCCATCATTAACTAAAATCGAATCTGGAACAACGGAAAATCCAACTGTTAAAACCTTGAAGAAAATAGCCGATGTTTTAGAAGTAACAGTAGATTATTTAATACAAGAGAATGCTTAA
- a CDS encoding DNA-processing protein DprA: MEEKKQIGLAPRSPKGVVGVIGSRSLPVGNAEQVGAVVEDLLKRKFHIASGGAVGTDEYCLAYLVHVGEADKGTLYSPWSTYEGFPVKVRALTRQFKEYGGSIIWGGLQGKEEYAIVRTGLLQRNLRLIEAVSGIVAFLYGESRGTLFTIRKALAEHLPVVIFCIDTALPEFKNIKWKPLKCGGCWENAYKAVYLK; encoded by the coding sequence ATGGAAGAAAAAAAGCAAATAGGGCTTGCCCCGCGAAGCCCAAAGGGCGTAGTGGGGGTCATAGGTTCAAGGAGCTTGCCTGTTGGCAACGCTGAGCAGGTAGGCGCAGTAGTGGAAGACCTGCTTAAACGCAAGTTCCACATAGCCAGCGGTGGAGCCGTTGGCACAGACGAATATTGTCTGGCCTATCTGGTGCATGTCGGCGAAGCCGACAAAGGCACGCTATACAGCCCGTGGAGTACTTACGAAGGTTTCCCCGTCAAAGTCCGTGCCCTTACTCGCCAGTTCAAGGAGTATGGCGGTTCTATTATATGGGGCGGGTTACAGGGCAAGGAAGAATATGCCATTGTGCGCACAGGTTTGCTACAGCGCAATCTGCGGCTTATAGAAGCTGTATCCGGCATAGTTGCCTTTCTCTACGGCGAAAGTCGAGGCACGCTTTTCACTATCCGCAAGGCTTTAGCCGAGCATTTACCCGTAGTTATCTTTTGTATCGATACTGCGTTACCGGAGTTCAAAAACATCAAGTGGAAGCCGCTCAAGTGCGGCGGCTGTTGGGAAAATGCGTATAAGGCGGTGTATTTAAAGTGA